GGCAGCAACCGCAGCGTGGAGTCCAGCATGATACGCCAACTTGGGTTCACTGACATTGGTGCAGTCACCCACAGCATACACATTGTCAAAGCCTTCTACTTGTAGGTGCTTGTTCACCTTCAGAGCACCACTCTCTGTCATACATGCAGCTGAAATAtgagaatatattatatatatatatatatatatgtacatgcacagagagtgagaaagagagagtgggtGAAGAATCAATGTGGATATATAAGGGCACTACTGTAAGTGTGTGATATCAAACATCATACATATAACATTCTCTAAGCTTTGCAACTGCATAAGTACCAGGGTTCTGTGCTATTAAGAAAAGTTTTGAGAATGATTCTGATTCTTCATtctgatattttataataataaagtacaattaAACGGAAGTGTAGTTTTTAATAACACATGATCATTCTGTATGCATTAGCCATATGTTATCATGCACACAAAATACGGTGTAGTCCAGAAAACATGCACATATACCAATAATCAGTTTATGAAtttcatttgcatatattttgtttaataaaataccaATTTTACGGACTATGaagaatgaactttttttttctcctataaATTCTTTATTAAGAATTTTGTAAAGACATTTGTCTAAATATATAacagttgaaataaaaaaaacattaaggggataaatataataatgattattatataagttttttttgtgtgtgactgTTCATTTCTTTGAGATGTAATTCAGTTAATTCAATTGGAGATGTAGCCAATTATTTCAAGGATTAGATATCATCTCATTACAAAAGTCAAGCATATAAAAATCACTTACTCAGACTGGACCTGTATGCTTCAGAGTTGATTTTATTTCCTGTGCAGCAGATGACTAGATCAGCAGTGATCTGCTCATTTTTATTGGTCTTGATCTCCATGTCTTTCCGACACACATTCAATTCCAGCTCATCAAGGTTTGTCACTTTCCGCCCTGCATTCAGGAACATAGGGAAAGTAAGAAATCAAGCACAATTAATTAGAAGTTACATGCGGTCTTAAGCATAGTGCATGTTGTTATATTTTGCATAGTCTAATCCAGATTGTAACATTTTTCATTTCCCTATATTAAATGTAAGGAATATTGTACAATAAGTCAGTCACTGCAATAAACCTCACACACCCAGACATATTACATAACtacttaattaaataaatcaatatgtgGACATGAAATACTGATTTCAGCTGTTagctgtatattatattaaagcattcattaagaaaaatatcaattaaaatgtaaaataataataataattacattgatatttcattaatattaacacTGAAGTTTTCGACAGCTGTTACCCTAGGagttgcatttgaaaaaaaaaaaactgctaatagtattttttatattggaGTGCAATTAGCAACTCCAAATAATAATCATCGAATTTCAGCTAATGGTTTTGTTGCTTGTGTTTAAAAATGCAGCGGTTGCCAGTTTGACACGATATGTTTTCCTTTGAGTTCAAATTTTAGAAGTCAAATCATATTAATTCATATTGTTTACTGTAATTTCCTAGATATGTGACCCACATCAGGCATTAGGAATATAATGCAGATGCTAAGCAACCCCAACACGCACAATCATTACCTAGCAAAAGCTCCACCCCCTTATCCAGCAGAACCTGTTTGGCTTGTTCTTTGACAGAAGGCAAAAGATCAGGATCAGCCACCTCCTCACGCGGGTGGATCAGAATCacctagatgaaaaaaaaaaacattcaagctCACGATTTAGAATAAGAGTGCAACGTCTATTTTTGAGTGAATGCAGAGCTTCACCTTCTTGTCAGTAAATTCAGTCCTGATCTCAGCAGCCATTTCAACACCGGTGGTTCCACCACCAATAACTACAACCGTGTTTGCTTCCTGGATCTGAAACGTTGGATGAATCTTTAAATAGTTCTAGCTTTTAACAGTCAAGTCTGTGTTGTCAGTTAAGATCATATCACACTGTGGTTATGTTACagctcataaataataataacacaactcACCACTTTGACAAAGTCCTCATACTTCTGAATGGCTGCTTGGTAGGTGTCCACAGAATTGTGTTTGCCTGGGAAATGTCCGCTTGTTCCAGTGCACAGAATGAGGTGTGAATAACGTACTTGCTGTAGATTAATATTAGCACTTATTAAAGATCACGtatgcatcatattttgttttcttctgcTGTAACATTAGAATATGTCTTACCTTTCCATTGTCGAGCACAACTGTCTGCGTTTCTGAGTCTATCTGTATGACACGGCCTTGGAGGAAATTCAGTCCAAATGTCTCTTTGTATGGTATGAATGTCTGCTTCGCAAAACCTAGATGAATATACAAAAAACTGCATTGTTGTATTATTCTAACTGTTTATTTCATTACACTAGGCATCTTAATATTAGCATAcccgcttgaactgaggcacgCAGTGCTGCAATGTTGTGATGAAACGCATCCAGGATGTCAATAAGCATGAAGGGCACTCCGTGATGTTTAAGGTGTTGGGCAGCTGCAATGCCACCAAAACCACCGCCGACAATCACCACATGGACATTCTCATCAATGGACACCTGACCACCCATAATGCTTCACTACTgcggagagagagaaaaaaactattCCAATGTcttaaactaaattcaaaaatCTGTTTGATTCTACTAAAATAagcatatacaaacacacacacacacacacatacatatatcaaTCTATCAAAAGCTAATGTATTGtgctaattattaaaaaaataaataaagtaaaacagttATAATGAGGAagtaatattactatttaaaactaCCACTTTTATGAATGaattttgaaaaagtattttattcctgtaatggcaaggCTACATTCTTTTAACACCTATTACAATAATCCTTTAGATATCAAAACAGCTGAGCTGC
The Carassius auratus strain Wakin chromosome 38, ASM336829v1, whole genome shotgun sequence genome window above contains:
- the aifm2 gene encoding ferroptosis suppressor protein 1, with amino-acid sequence MGGQVSIDENVHVVIVGGGFGGIAAAQHLKHHGVPFMLIDILDAFHHNIAALRASVQAGFAKQTFIPYKETFGLNFLQGRVIQIDSETQTVVLDNGKQVRYSHLILCTGTSGHFPGKHNSVDTYQAAIQKYEDFVKVIQEANTVVVIGGGTTGVEMAAEIRTEFTDKKVILIHPREEVADPDLLPSVKEQAKQVLLDKGVELLLGRKVTNLDELELNVCRKDMEIKTNKNEQITADLVICCTGNKINSEAYRSSLTACMTESGALKVNKHLQVEGFDNVYAVGDCTNVSEPKLAYHAGLHAAVAATNIINSLKGKCLTSYRTGNVTMVIAMGKDAGVGQFNGYKLPQFLVTKGKSQGLLLWKSWREMGQKAPN